A section of the Cydia splendana chromosome 1, ilCydSple1.2, whole genome shotgun sequence genome encodes:
- the LOC134791952 gene encoding uncharacterized protein LOC134791952, whose amino-acid sequence MSFDSDDDECAGFEFCSRRNSFPGVLPFDPSSLENLILSIVDKFDFRVLMRNERTRDAALVTAGFALAGGLIGKMYGGRMGAAVGGAVGGACGIGVVAISMREAWKDFRPKLADVFDLVYDYLAGLGIKDYTSAALFLANTNPQTALLAKMILESSSKILGKQLVSNLASVTNLI is encoded by the exons ATGTCTTTCGATAGCGACGATGATGAGTGCGCGGGCTTCGAATTTTGTTCGCGACGCAACTCGTTTCCCGGAGTGCTACCTTTTGATCCCTCGTCGCTAGAAAACTTAATTTTGTCGATCGTTGATAAATTCGACTTCCGCGTGTTAATGAGAAATGAGCGAACAAGGGACGCTGCGCTGGTGACCGCAGGATTCGCTTTGGCCGGGGGCCTGATTGGAAAGATGTACGGGGGACGAATGGGCGCGGCCGTTGGTGGAGCAGTTGGCGGTGCTTGCGGAATTGGTGTCGTTG CTATTTCTATGCGGGAAGCATGGAAAGACTTTCGCCCCAAGTTGGCAGACGTGTTCGACCTCGTCTACGATTACCTGGCTGGACTGGGTATCAAAGATTATACGAGCGCCGCCTTATTTCTGGCCAATACGAACCCGCAAACCGCGTTACTAGCCAAGATGATTTTGGAAAGTTCTTCGAAGATATTGGGAAAACAATTGGTGTCTAATCTAGCTTCCGTTACAAATCTGATTTAA